In one window of Anser cygnoides isolate HZ-2024a breed goose chromosome 3, Taihu_goose_T2T_genome, whole genome shotgun sequence DNA:
- the LOC106038136 gene encoding uncharacterized protein isoform X1 → MGSDQKESLLGSPPCSSSGACPRRLLPPSPAPPRALRWLLVKDRRNPASLFYYILCCLQLAASQPHMPAARRRKRGSRPPVSTKQGSIVWSRSTGMPSRLPTARRDFCKIPRSALLLSSRTQAMGILGLVLIFISLIAHGHAHGPDSCNHEGGLCRVGNCIPGEYLAKYCFEPIILCCKSLPLTTVKS, encoded by the exons ATGGGCTCGGATCAAAAGGAATCACTCCTAGgctctcctccctgcagctcctcaggaGCCTGtcccaggaggctgctgccacccagcccagcacctccccggGCTCTTCGCTGGCTGCTGGTGAAGGACAGAAGAAACCCTGcatctcttttttattatattttatg CTGTCTACAGCTGgcagcctcccagccccacatgcCAGCTGCCAGGCGGAGGAAGCGGGGAAGCCGACCACCGGTGAGCACGAAGCAAGGCAGCATTGTTTGGAGCCGCAGCACTGG GATGCCATCCCGCTTGCCAACAGCACGCAGAGACTTCTGCAAAATCCcccgctcagccctgctgctctccagcagaaCCCAAGCAATGGGGATCCTCGGGCTCGTTTTAATCTTCATCTCCCTGATCGCTCACG GGCACGCACACGGGCCGGACAGCTGTAACCACGAAGGGGGCTTGTGCCGCGTGGGGAACTGCATCCCTGGCGAATACCTGGCCAAGTATTGCTTCGAGCCCATCATTCTCTGCTGTAAAAGTCTGCCACTGACCACCGTGAAGAGCTGA
- the LOC106038136 gene encoding gallinacin-12-like isoform X2, producing MPSRLPTARRDFCKIPRSALLLSSRTQAMGILGLVLIFISLIAHGHAHGPDSCNHEGGLCRVGNCIPGEYLAKYCFEPIILCCKSLPLTTVKS from the exons ATGCCATCCCGCTTGCCAACAGCACGCAGAGACTTCTGCAAAATCCcccgctcagccctgctgctctccagcagaaCCCAAGCAATGGGGATCCTCGGGCTCGTTTTAATCTTCATCTCCCTGATCGCTCACG GGCACGCACACGGGCCGGACAGCTGTAACCACGAAGGGGGCTTGTGCCGCGTGGGGAACTGCATCCCTGGCGAATACCTGGCCAAGTATTGCTTCGAGCCCATCATTCTCTGCTGTAAAAGTCTGCCACTGACCACCGTGAAGAGCTGA